One Corythoichthys intestinalis isolate RoL2023-P3 chromosome 9, ASM3026506v1, whole genome shotgun sequence DNA window includes the following coding sequences:
- the wnt4 gene encoding protein Wnt-4a, whose amino-acid sequence MTEECVLRCVLMLCCVLLSANASNWLYLAKLSSVGSIRDEETCERLRGLIQRQVQICKRSVEVMDAVRRGAQLAIDECQFQFRNRRWNCSTLESMPVFGKVVTQGTREAAFVYAISAASVAFAVTRACSSGELEKCGCDHNVHGVSPEGFQWSGCSDNIAYGVAFSQSFVDVRERSKGQASSRALMNLHNNEAGRKAILAHMRVECKCHGVSGSCEVKTCWKAMPPFRKVGNIIKEKFDGATEVEQRKMGSAKVLVPRNSQFKPHTDEDLVYLEPSPDFCDHDPRTPGMLGTVGRECNRTSKAIDGCELMCCGRGFQTQEVEVVDRCSCKFHWCCYVKCKQCRKMVAMHTCR is encoded by the exons GTACCTGGCCAAGCTATCGTCAGTGGGAAGCATCCGGGATGAAGAGACGTGTGAGAGGTTACGAGGACTCATCCAGAGACAG GTTCAAATCTGTAAACGCAGTGTGGAGGTGATGGATGCAGTACGCCGTGGTGCTCAACTAGCGATAGACGAGTGCCAGTTCCAGTTCCGTAACCGTCGGTGGAATTGCTCTACTCTAGAGAGCATGCCTGTGTTTGGCAAAGTAGTCACCCAGG GCACCCGTGAGGCTGCTTTTGTGTATGCCATCTCAGCAGCCAGTGTGGCGTTTGCGGTCACGAGGGCCTGCAGCAGTGGAGAGTTAGAAAAATGTGGCTGTGACCACAATGTACATGGAGTCAGTCCAGAGG GATTCCAGTGGTCGGGCTGCAGTGACAACATTGCATATGGGGTGGCTTTTTCTCAGTCCTTTGTGGATGTGAGGGAGAGGAGTAAAGGGCAGGCCTCTAGTCGGGCCCTCATGAATCTACACAACAATGAAGCTGGCAGGAAG GCCATCTTGGCCCACATGCGTGTTGAGTGCAAGTGTCATGGCGTGTCAGGATCATGTGAGGTGAAGACCTGCTGGAAAGCAATGCCACCCTTTCGCAAGGTGGGCAACATCATCAAGGAGAAGTTTGATGGTGCCACTGAGGTGGAGCAGCGCAAAATGGGCTCCGCCAAAGTCCTGGTGCCTCGCAACTCCCAATTCAAACCTCATACTGATGAAGATCTAGTCTACTTAGAACCCAGTCCAGACTTCTGCGACCATGACCCCCGCACACCGGGTATGCTAGGCACTGTGGGCCGCGAGTGTAACAGAACCTCAAAGGCCATTGACGGCTGTGAGCTGATGTGCTGCGGCCGTGGTTTTCAGACGCAGGAAGTTGAGGTCGTGGACAGGTGCAGCTGTAAGTTTCACTGGTGCTGTTACGTCAAGTGCAAGCAGTGCCGCAAAATGGTGGCGATGCACACTTGCCGATGA